The Bacillus thermozeamaize nucleotide sequence CGCATGCCAGGTGGGGCTGCCGTAACTGTCACCCAGTATCGCGGTGAGAAAAGGGACCCGGCGCTTGTGCCGCAACATGTAGAGCGGCATCATCTTGTCGCTGATCCCGTCCGACCCCATCCCGTCCGGCATCCGCAATCCTCCGCCTTCCATCAGATGGAAAAGCGGCAATCCATTCCGCACGGCAAAATCGTGCATCGCCCGCTTCTTGCGTCCATTCACCGACGACCCGGTAGCGGCAAAGACGGTCTTGTCGGCCGCCTCGATGACGGCGGGCCGCCCGTCCACCTTGCCCAGGCCGCAGATCATCCCGTCGCCGAAGTGGGACGCTTCCATTCCGGGAACATCCGGATGATTGAACGCGCCGAATTCAACGAAAGTCCCCGGATCGACCAGCATTTCAATGCGTTCCCGCGCGGTGCGCAGCCCCTTTTCGTGCTGGCGGGCAATCTTTTCCGCGCCGCCCATCAGTTCCGCAACCGCCCTGCGGCGCTGCCATGCTTCGAGGAGTTGTTCCCATGTCTGTTCTTCCATGCTGTGTATTTCCATGCTGCGTCATCACCCTTTGCTGCTTTCTATGCTTCTTGCTTTTGTTCCGGATTATGCCAACTCCCGCAGTTCCTCTTTCTTGATTTTTCCGGTAGCGGTCAGCGGAAACTCATCGAGGATCTTCACCCGTGGCACTTTGTAGGCGGCCATGTTTTCCCGGCACCAGTCTTCCAGCTCCTTCTCGCCCACCTTCCCGGCAAATTCGGGACGGAGCTTGACAAAAGCCACCGGCACCTCGCCTTTTTCCTCGTCCGGCACGCCGATCACGCCGCATCCCTCCACGGACGGATGATTGCAGATCATGATCTCCAGCTCGGACGGAAAGACGCTCATCCCCTTCACCTTGAGCATTTCTTTCCTCCTGCCGAGGTAATGCAGACAGCCCTCTTCATCCAGCATCCCGATGTCTCCCGTGTACAGCCACCCGTCCTGAAGCGCCTTTTTGGTTTCTTCCGGCTTGTTCCAGTAATATTTCAACAAGGATGGTGTGCGAATCGCGATTTCGCCTTCCTGTCCCAGCGGGACCAACTGGCGCGTCTCGAAATCGACGATTTTGATTTCGGTTCCCGGCATCGGCAAACCGCAGAACACCGGCCGGCCCAAGAGATCCTTGTCCCCATCCTGAAATCCGGTCGTATAGGTGTCCACGGTATGCGTTTCGGTCATCCCGTAGGCGGCCTCCCGCATGATGCAGCCGGTCAGCGCCTTCCAGCGACGGCGGTAGTCCACGTTCATCTTCTTGATAAACGAACTGACAAAGGTATCCCGCAACGAAGTCAGGTCATACGCTCCCACATCCGGCCGCTCCATCAACTCGACAAAATTGTCCACGATTCCGCCCGTCAAGGTTGGTCGGTACCGGTGGATGGCCTCCAGCATAGCCTTGGCATCCCAGCGCGCCAGAAGGATGTGCGTGGAACCGTTAAAGACCGGGATGAGCACGCCCGCATCCTCCCCGGCAATCCAGAAGACCGGCAGATACCCCAGCGTCACATCTTCCGGCGTCAGCCGGAATCCGTAGGTCACCGCGGTAGCTGACGTATAAAGCATGTTCCGCTGCGTGTGGGCGCATCCTTTCGGCAGCCCGGTGGTGCCGCCGGTATAATTCAGCGCCGCCACATCATCCAGTCCGACGCCATGATCCGGGTAGTCTGCCTTCTGTTCAGCCAGCGTCTGCATCAGATCGACGCTCCCAGGACAATCCCGGTCGGGTGCCAGCAACGACGGGTGCACCGTAAATGCAGGCTCATCCGGCAGAAAATCCCGGAACCTGGTGGTGACCACTTCAACAAGACTGGATTCTCCCCGCACTTGCTGGACGATGGGGTACAATTGATCCAGCGTAACGATCACTTTGGCCTCACTGTCCTGAAGCACGTACAGCAGCTCTTGCGCCTTGAACATCGGGTTGACCGGCACATGGATGCAGCCAAGTTTCAAAATGCCGTAAAAGGCGATCAGAAACTGCGGGCAGTTGGGGAGAAAAACAGCCACCCGGTCCCCTTTCTTGAGCCCTTTGGCCGCCAGGAAAGAGGCAAACCGGCTGCTGAGATCATCCAGCTGCCGGAAGGTGAGTTCCTTTCCGTAGAAGATGATGCAGGGTTTGTCCGGCGTCCGCTGCGCCCAGTTGCGCAGATACTCGGTCATCGGCACCTCCCCGAAGGGATAGTGCGGTTCCTTCGGCAAAAAGGATGGCCGGTTTTTCTCCCACAACGCGCGCAAGTGTTCCAGATAGGCTTGCTCATCTTGGTGCTGTACGCCAGACATCCGATATCCCTCCATTCGCATTATTTTGAAAAGCGCTGGGGTCACAGAAAGGAATCCCTTTACCGAAAACTGCTCTTTCGCTCACTACTCTCCCGCCACTTCCCGGAGAATCTCTTCGCGCAGCTTGTATTTTTCGATCTTGTTGGTCGGTGTC carries:
- a CDS encoding acyl-CoA synthetase (activates fatty acids by binding to coenzyme A), which codes for MSGVQHQDEQAYLEHLRALWEKNRPSFLPKEPHYPFGEVPMTEYLRNWAQRTPDKPCIIFYGKELTFRQLDDLSSRFASFLAAKGLKKGDRVAVFLPNCPQFLIAFYGILKLGCIHVPVNPMFKAQELLYVLQDSEAKVIVTLDQLYPIVQQVRGESSLVEVVTTRFRDFLPDEPAFTVHPSLLAPDRDCPGSVDLMQTLAEQKADYPDHGVGLDDVAALNYTGGTTGLPKGCAHTQRNMLYTSATAVTYGFRLTPEDVTLGYLPVFWIAGEDAGVLIPVFNGSTHILLARWDAKAMLEAIHRYRPTLTGGIVDNFVELMERPDVGAYDLTSLRDTFVSSFIKKMNVDYRRRWKALTGCIMREAAYGMTETHTVDTYTTGFQDGDKDLLGRPVFCGLPMPGTEIKIVDFETRQLVPLGQEGEIAIRTPSLLKYYWNKPEETKKALQDGWLYTGDIGMLDEEGCLHYLGRRKEMLKVKGMSVFPSELEIMICNHPSVEGCGVIGVPDEEKGEVPVAFVKLRPEFAGKVGEKELEDWCRENMAAYKVPRVKILDEFPLTATGKIKKEELRELA